The genomic DNA CTCCGGCTGCGGTTCACCCCCAAATTCTGGCGATGGTGGCCGTCGGCGAAGCCTTTCTGGTCGTTCAAGTCCCACCTGAAGCCGATAAGCCGGCGATTCGTGAGGCCCTGTCAACACACCCGGCCACCGGCCCCTATCTCTTCCATGTACTCGTTTCCCCCGATGTGCCCCTGAACGATTTGCGCATGATCCTGTGGGGTTGGTTTACACGATTCGATCCCCTGCTTGACCTCCATCCCGCGCGGCGTGAAATCGTCGGGAACCGGCTGGTGCTGCAGTTCCCCATCGCGATCGATGCGACCTGGAAACCCGGTTATCGCCAGCCAGTCGCCTTTGATCCGGATCACGAACGCCGGGTGAACGAGAACTGGGCCAGCTACAACTTGCCGGAGCGAACCCGATGACCAGTCCGGCCCGTGACGCACTCATCCCGCCAGAGGACAACCGCCGGATGTTCGACGGCATTGCCCGGCGTTATGATCTCCTGAATGCCTTGATGTCTTTGGGGCTGCACCGTATCTGGCGCCGGCGTGCCGTCAAAAGCCTTTGTGTGAAAGGCCCCCAAGAAGCTGTGCGTGACTTTCTGGATATCGGGTGCGGCACGGGTGATGTGGCCATTGCCGTGCTTCGCGAGTATCCGACCGCCCGTCTGACCGGCATTGACCTTTCCCGGCCCATGATTGAAATCGCCGAAAAGAAAACCCGCGCAGCCGGCCTGCAGAGCCGGGCAACCTATCAAACGGGAGATGCCACCGCGCTGGTGTTTGGCGACGCCGCCTTTCATGGCATTGTCAGCGCCTTCTGCCTGAGGAATATCGATGACCGCTCAAAAGCCTTTCAGGAAATGCGGCGAGTTCTTCGCCCTGGCGGTACCGTGGTCATCCTGGAACTCACCAAGCCCGTAGCGGCCTTGCCGCGTCTGGTTCATCATTTTCATACCCAACAGGTCATCCCGTTTTTGGGGGCCCTTCTGTCCCAAGGCAGCGCGTACCGCTACCTAGCCGACTCGATCGAGCATTTCCCGCCGCCTGACGCGATTGTGTCCGAGATGACCAACGCCGGATTTGTCCAGGCCCGTCATGCCCCCCTGACCGGCGGCTTTGTGACCCTCTTCACTGCGCGGGCGCCGGGGCACTATGTCTTTGCTGCGCCGGAATACGCCAACTCGGTGCCGCTGGCACAATTCATTCCCACCGTCAGTCCGGGTTCCCGGGTGGTTCTCAATACCCCGTCGCAACTATTGACTCCGCTCCTGAGCGGCGAGATCGATGCCGCCTTAATCCCGGTCGCCGCCTTGTTTGCCAATCCGACCCTGAGCGCGCTTGAAGGGACTGGGATTTGTGCCGGCCAAAAAGTGCGCAGTGTAGTGCTGCGGTGTAACCGGCCGCTTGACCAGGTCCGAACCGTGTGCCTTGATCCGGCGTCTCGGACTTCGAACGCTCTGGCGCAGATCCTGCTGAAGCGCCATTGGAAGCGCGATATCCAGATTGTAGTGAATTCGAATGAAGCCGACGCGGCGGTGGTAATTGGCGACCGGGCCCTCTGCGAAAGTTCCGGCCCGGGCGGAGATTACGATCTGGCAACCGCCTGGAATCAAATGACAGGCCTGCCCTTCGTGTTTGCGGTCTGGGCCGTACGCCGTGATCATCCTGATCCGGCAGCTTTGACCGGAGTGATCCAAAGGGCCAGTCAAGCGGGAATAGCCGCCATCCCCGAGATCGCGAGGCAACAGGCGGTCAAACTGGGATTAAGCGAAGCCACCTGTCTTGAATATTTCACTGAGTGCATTTACTACGAGCTTGGCCCCCGGGAGCGACAGGCCATGGAGCTGTTCAGGAATATGCTGGCGGAGATATGCTAATTTAGTCTATATATAGCTAAATGAGCAGCGAGAAAGAAAGTGATCCGGCAGGTCGGTCGGATCCGACGGATAGAGAAAGCAAGAATCGCCGCCTGCGCCCCAGTGGTGGTTACCGCGAGTTGCGCAGTTTTCAGGTGGCCACACTCATCTACGATGCCACGGCCTCTTTTTGCGACCGGTTTATTGACAAACGCTCACGAACGCATGACCAGATGGTGCAGGCCGCACGGAGCGGGCGGCAGAACATCGCGGAAGGCAGCCGTGCGGGCGCCACCAGTAGCAAGACGGAAACCCACCTGACCAACGTGGCGCGCAGCAGTTTGGACGAACTGCTGCTGGACTACGAAGATTACCTGCGGCAGAGAAAACTGCGACAGTGGCCAAAAGACGACCCTGCGGCCTTAGAAGTGCGCAGCCTTGGCAGAAAGTCAGATCGGCCGGATCTGACCGATCCGACGGA from bacterium includes the following:
- a CDS encoding ubiquinone/menaquinone biosynthesis methyltransferase, producing MTSPARDALIPPEDNRRMFDGIARRYDLLNALMSLGLHRIWRRRAVKSLCVKGPQEAVRDFLDIGCGTGDVAIAVLREYPTARLTGIDLSRPMIEIAEKKTRAAGLQSRATYQTGDATALVFGDAAFHGIVSAFCLRNIDDRSKAFQEMRRVLRPGGTVVILELTKPVAALPRLVHHFHTQQVIPFLGALLSQGSAYRYLADSIEHFPPPDAIVSEMTNAGFVQARHAPLTGGFVTLFTARAPGHYVFAAPEYANSVPLAQFIPTVSPGSRVVLNTPSQLLTPLLSGEIDAALIPVAALFANPTLSALEGTGICAGQKVRSVVLRCNRPLDQVRTVCLDPASRTSNALAQILLKRHWKRDIQIVVNSNEADAAVVIGDRALCESSGPGGDYDLATAWNQMTGLPFVFAVWAVRRDHPDPAALTGVIQRASQAGIAAIPEIARQQAVKLGLSEATCLEYFTECIYYELGPRERQAMELFRNMLAEIC
- a CDS encoding four helix bundle suffix domain-containing protein, producing MSSEKESDPAGRSDPTDRESKNRRLRPSGGYRELRSFQVATLIYDATASFCDRFIDKRSRTHDQMVQAARSGRQNIAEGSRAGATSSKTETHLTNVARSSLDELLLDYEDYLRQRKLRQWPKDDPAALEVRSLGRKSDRPDLTDPTDVGDKSRWALYAHWLEHKEPAIVANTLICLIHQANYLMDQQLIALEKAFIKGGGYSEQLAVARLAERERARKNPTDRSDPSDLIKHCPLCNKLMTLRMARQGKNAGAEFWGCTGYPGCKGIRPTD